A genomic region of Rhizobium sp. NXC24 contains the following coding sequences:
- a CDS encoding acyltransferase, protein MLNVALLYRLRAIFARGALRISRRTKVPRSATIIWKDGSVSIGPKAFLRRGIVIDAQRGSIDIGRNVSLNDYTILLGRGGITIGNDVRIAAHAMVVSFDHNFDDPTQPIRMQGVTKKPVVIEDDVWIGAGAKILGGSYISKGCVIGANSVVKGRTIPYGVYVGAPAKLIRRRGESDSVRHADFERFSLSKRKADR, encoded by the coding sequence ATGCTCAATGTTGCGCTGCTTTACAGATTGAGGGCGATCTTCGCGCGCGGTGCATTGAGGATTTCCCGCCGCACGAAAGTGCCGCGCAGCGCGACGATCATCTGGAAGGATGGCAGCGTCAGCATCGGGCCAAAGGCCTTTCTGCGCAGGGGGATCGTTATCGATGCCCAACGCGGCAGCATCGATATCGGCCGGAATGTCTCCCTCAACGACTACACAATTCTGCTGGGACGCGGCGGCATCACGATCGGCAACGACGTGCGGATCGCCGCCCATGCCATGGTGGTGTCGTTCGACCACAATTTCGATGATCCCACACAGCCCATTCGCATGCAGGGCGTCACCAAGAAGCCCGTCGTCATCGAAGACGATGTCTGGATCGGCGCCGGGGCGAAAATTCTCGGCGGTTCTTATATATCCAAAGGTTGCGTCATCGGCGCCAATTCCGTCGTCAAGGGCAGAACCATACCCTATGGCGTCTATGTCGGCGCTCCCGCGAAGCTGATCAGGCGCCGGGGCGAATCCGACAGCGTCAGACACGCGGATTTCGAACGGTTTTCTCTCTCCAAAAGAAAAGCGGACCGATAG
- a CDS encoding methyl-accepting chemotaxis protein — translation MFRNLKIKTKMLAVILFFGIISFAGLLFIVSEFRKADQVYSAFLDNEAVAATQGTRSSTSVLASVLQASMMLNFDPDSDAFKTVAAGKSRFGEAKDRLKQAENQVPAQKAQMDQILAGIDELEALTNKVIDQRKSGDVKGANANMAAISDKLTALVVKMQANNNELTDRMNDGGDAVSAHVNTTINYTLGILGTLTLLAMILGVYVAQTGIATPLTRLHRRMVTLASGDTASEIEGLDRRDEIGQMASAVSVFRDNAIERARLEAQAEVDRNLSDSEHAEREARQATEAAHLQQAVQALGDGLKRLAQGDLVTHINTQFVAHLDQLRQDFNHSLIKLNEAMQAVGANARAINAGANEIRGSADELSKRTEQQAAAVEETAAALEQITTTVKDAAKRAEEASQLVAHTRSGAERSGEIVRNAVSAMQQIEKSSSEIGNIIGVIDDIAFQTNLLALNAGVEAARAGEAGKGFAVVAQEVRELAQRSANAAKEIKSLITASSTHVQTGVNLVDETGKALDVIVSEVQEINRHVHAIAEASREQSAGLQEINTAVNAMDHGTQQNAAMVEESTAASHSLATEAASLTALLGQFRMTGTEGNYVAAAAPSNHTPRAVTRPAPRPAIAPVRAVEGTKARPAPSPARALGQKLMSAFGSGSQTVAAPTKDADWTEF, via the coding sequence ATGTTCAGGAACCTGAAAATCAAAACCAAGATGCTCGCCGTGATCCTGTTTTTCGGGATCATCTCCTTCGCCGGCCTGCTCTTCATCGTCAGCGAATTCCGCAAGGCGGATCAGGTCTACAGCGCCTTCCTCGACAACGAGGCGGTTGCGGCGACCCAAGGCACGCGCTCCAGCACTTCCGTTCTGGCCTCCGTGCTGCAGGCAAGCATGATGCTGAATTTCGACCCCGACAGCGACGCCTTCAAGACGGTTGCCGCCGGCAAAAGCCGCTTTGGCGAGGCCAAGGACCGATTGAAGCAGGCCGAAAATCAGGTCCCTGCGCAAAAAGCACAGATGGATCAGATCCTCGCCGGCATAGACGAGCTGGAAGCGCTGACGAACAAGGTGATCGACCAGCGCAAGAGCGGCGACGTCAAGGGCGCGAATGCGAATATGGCCGCCATCAGCGACAAGCTGACCGCGCTCGTCGTCAAGATGCAGGCCAATAACAATGAGTTGACCGACCGGATGAATGATGGCGGCGATGCCGTGTCCGCCCACGTCAATACCACGATCAACTACACGCTCGGCATTCTCGGCACTCTGACGCTTCTGGCCATGATCCTCGGCGTCTATGTCGCGCAGACTGGCATTGCGACGCCGCTGACGCGCCTGCATCGCCGCATGGTGACGCTTGCCAGCGGTGATACGGCGAGCGAGATCGAAGGTCTCGACCGTCGCGACGAAATCGGTCAAATGGCCTCGGCAGTTTCCGTTTTCCGCGACAACGCCATCGAACGCGCCCGGCTGGAAGCGCAAGCCGAAGTCGACCGTAATCTCAGCGACAGCGAGCACGCCGAACGTGAAGCGCGGCAGGCGACCGAAGCCGCGCATCTGCAGCAGGCAGTGCAGGCGCTCGGCGACGGTCTGAAGCGCTTAGCGCAAGGTGATCTCGTCACCCACATCAACACGCAGTTCGTCGCCCATCTCGATCAGCTACGGCAGGATTTCAACCATTCGCTCATCAAGCTGAACGAGGCCATGCAGGCGGTGGGTGCCAATGCACGCGCCATCAACGCCGGCGCCAATGAAATCCGCGGCTCCGCCGACGAGCTTTCCAAGCGCACGGAACAACAGGCCGCCGCCGTCGAAGAAACGGCGGCCGCCCTCGAGCAGATCACCACTACCGTCAAGGACGCCGCCAAGCGGGCGGAGGAAGCAAGCCAGCTTGTCGCCCACACCCGCTCCGGCGCCGAACGGTCCGGCGAGATCGTCCGCAACGCCGTCAGCGCCATGCAGCAGATCGAGAAATCCTCGTCTGAGATCGGCAACATCATCGGCGTGATCGACGACATTGCCTTCCAGACCAATCTTCTCGCTCTGAACGCCGGCGTCGAAGCCGCTCGCGCCGGTGAAGCCGGCAAGGGCTTTGCGGTCGTCGCCCAGGAAGTGCGCGAACTGGCGCAGCGCTCGGCCAATGCCGCCAAGGAGATCAAATCGCTGATCACCGCATCCAGCACGCATGTGCAGACCGGCGTCAATCTCGTCGACGAGACCGGCAAGGCGCTCGACGTCATCGTCTCGGAAGTGCAGGAGATCAACCGGCATGTGCACGCGATCGCAGAGGCCTCGCGCGAACAATCGGCCGGCCTGCAGGAGATCAACACCGCCGTCAACGCCATGGATCACGGCACGCAGCAGAACGCCGCCATGGTTGAGGAAAGCACCGCCGCCAGCCATAGCCTGGCAACAGAAGCCGCCTCGCTGACGGCCCTGCTCGGCCAGTTCCGCATGACCGGAACCGAAGGCAACTATGTTGCTGCCGCGGCCCCCTCGAACCACACGCCGCGCGCCGTCACCCGCCCCGCGCCGCGGCCGGCGATTGCTCCGGTTCGCGCCGTCGAGGGGACGAAGGCACGCCCGGCACCCTCCCCTGCCCGCGCGCTCGGCCAAAAACTGATGAGCGCCTTCGGCAGCGGCAGCCAGACGGTGGCGGCTCCCACAAAGGACGCGGACTGGACGGAATTCTGA